From the Streptomyces sp. Tu 2975 genome, one window contains:
- a CDS encoding polysaccharide deacetylase family protein has protein sequence MNSGSKAALAVTGTALLVAGAHIGPAATWLPGVRGALAPVLDGRGHRARVALTFDDGPDPATTPHFLRALDELSVRATFFVLGSRLAQHPGLGRRMAAEGHELAVHGWHHERPWYPRPSRDTRDLARTADLVAEVSGERPLWYRPAYGILTGGRWYAARANALRPVLWTSWGRDWTAAATPGSVRAELNRTLKGGATVLLHDSDALGASGAWRAALGALGPLVADCRARGLSVGRLRDHGLPTR, from the coding sequence ATGAACAGTGGATCCAAGGCCGCCCTGGCGGTGACGGGCACGGCGCTCCTCGTCGCCGGCGCACACATCGGGCCCGCGGCGACCTGGCTTCCCGGTGTACGCGGCGCCCTTGCCCCGGTCCTCGACGGGCGGGGGCACCGGGCCCGGGTGGCGCTGACGTTCGACGACGGCCCCGACCCCGCTACCACGCCGCATTTCCTGCGGGCCCTGGACGAACTCTCCGTACGGGCGACCTTCTTCGTGCTCGGCAGCCGGCTCGCACAGCACCCCGGACTGGGCAGGCGCATGGCAGCAGAGGGCCATGAACTGGCCGTGCACGGCTGGCACCACGAGCGGCCGTGGTACCCGCGGCCGTCGCGGGACACACGGGACCTGGCGCGGACGGCGGACCTGGTCGCGGAGGTCTCCGGGGAGCGGCCGCTCTGGTACCGGCCCGCCTACGGGATCCTCACCGGCGGGCGCTGGTACGCGGCCAGGGCCAACGCGCTGCGCCCGGTGCTGTGGACCTCCTGGGGCCGCGACTGGACGGCCGCGGCGACGCCCGGGAGCGTACGCGCGGAGTTGAACAGGACGCTGAAGGGCGGGGCGACGGTCCTGCTGCACGACTCCGACGCGCTGGGCGCCTCCGGCGCATGGCGCGCGGCACTGGGGGCGCTCGGCCCGCTCGTGGCGGACTGCCGGGCCCGCGGTCTGTCCGTCGGCCGACTCCGTGACCACGGCCTGCCCACTCGCTGA
- a CDS encoding DeoR/GlpR family DNA-binding transcription regulator codes for MFAAERQQEIMRLARESGRVDVLSLAEEFQVTAETVRRDLKALDRAGLVRRVHGGAIPAGNLDFEPDLAERDTVAADEKERIARAALGELPGDGSVILDAGTTSARLAAGIPVESRLTVVTHALPVAARLADHPGIALHLVGGRVRHRTRAAVDAWALRAYGEIKADAVFLATNGFDVEGGLTTPDLAEAAVKRAAIAAARRVVLLADSTKFGQQHFARFGDLANVDLLITDTGLSPDDARSIERQGTEVVRA; via the coding sequence ATGTTCGCAGCGGAGCGTCAGCAGGAGATCATGCGCCTGGCTCGCGAAAGCGGTCGGGTGGATGTGCTGTCCCTCGCCGAGGAGTTCCAGGTCACCGCGGAAACCGTGCGGCGCGACCTGAAGGCCCTCGACCGGGCGGGGCTGGTGCGGCGTGTGCACGGGGGCGCCATCCCCGCCGGCAACCTCGACTTCGAGCCCGACCTCGCCGAACGCGACACGGTCGCCGCCGACGAGAAGGAACGGATCGCGCGCGCCGCGCTGGGCGAGCTGCCCGGAGACGGCAGCGTGATCCTGGACGCCGGCACCACGTCCGCACGACTGGCGGCCGGCATCCCGGTGGAGTCCCGGCTGACGGTCGTCACCCACGCGCTGCCCGTCGCCGCCCGCCTCGCCGACCACCCCGGCATCGCCCTCCATCTGGTCGGCGGGCGGGTCCGGCACCGCACCCGTGCCGCCGTCGACGCGTGGGCCCTGCGCGCCTACGGCGAGATCAAGGCCGACGCCGTCTTTCTCGCCACCAACGGCTTCGACGTCGAGGGCGGCCTGACCACCCCGGACCTCGCGGAGGCGGCCGTCAAGCGGGCCGCGATCGCCGCCGCGCGCCGGGTCGTCCTGCTGGCCGACTCCACCAAGTTCGGGCAGCAGCACTTCGCCCGCTTCGGTGACCTGGCGAACGTCGACCTGCTGATCACCGACACGGGCCTGAGCCCCGACGACGCCCGCTCCATCGAGCGGCAGGGCACGGAGGTCGTCCGCGCATGA
- the pfkB gene encoding 1-phosphofructokinase, whose translation MILTVTPNPSLDRTYELPSLVRGAVLRAAVDRVDPGGKGVNVSRAVAAAGHRTVAVVPLGGPEGALLDRLLGEHGIEAAGVPVAGSTRVNITLVERDGTLTKVNAAGPDLAAGEAEALLETVRTRSAEADWIACCGSLPRGLRHEWYAELVARTHRAGARVALDTSGAALTAALRERPDVVKPNAEELAEAVGRPLATVGDAVKAAEELRDRGARAVLASLGADGQLLVDDTGVWFGHAPADAVRSNVGAGDASLAGFLTAGGAGPVALAAAVAHGTAAVQLPGSAMPSPADLDTEAVTVTASVPLDRVLGEPAS comes from the coding sequence ATGATCCTCACCGTCACTCCCAACCCCAGCCTGGACCGCACCTACGAACTGCCGTCCCTGGTGCGCGGAGCCGTGCTGCGCGCGGCCGTGGACCGGGTCGACCCCGGCGGCAAGGGCGTCAATGTCTCCCGGGCGGTGGCCGCCGCCGGCCACCGCACCGTCGCCGTCGTACCGCTCGGCGGGCCGGAGGGCGCACTGCTCGACCGGCTGCTCGGCGAGCACGGCATCGAGGCTGCCGGTGTCCCCGTCGCCGGTTCCACCCGGGTCAACATCACGCTCGTCGAGCGTGACGGCACCCTCACCAAGGTCAACGCGGCCGGACCCGACCTCGCCGCGGGGGAGGCGGAGGCACTGCTGGAGACCGTCCGCACCCGCTCGGCGGAGGCGGACTGGATCGCCTGCTGCGGAAGCCTGCCGCGCGGCCTCCGTCATGAGTGGTACGCCGAACTCGTGGCGCGCACCCACCGGGCCGGCGCCCGTGTCGCCCTCGACACCTCCGGCGCCGCCCTCACCGCAGCTCTGCGGGAGCGGCCCGACGTGGTCAAACCCAATGCGGAGGAACTCGCGGAAGCGGTCGGCCGCCCCCTCGCCACAGTCGGTGACGCCGTCAAGGCGGCGGAGGAACTGCGCGACCGGGGCGCGCGCGCGGTGCTGGCCAGCCTGGGAGCGGACGGTCAACTGCTCGTCGACGACACCGGCGTCTGGTTCGGCCACGCCCCCGCCGACGCCGTCCGCAGCAACGTCGGCGCCGGGGACGCCTCTCTCGCCGGCTTCCTCACCGCGGGCGGCGCCGGTCCCGTCGCCCTGGCGGCCGCCGTCGCCCACGGCACCGCCGCCGTGCAACTGCCGGGCAGCGCCATGCCGTCACCGGCCGACCTGGACACGGAAGCGGTGACGGTCACCGCTTCCGTCCCCCTCGATCGGGTCCTCGGGGAGCCGGCGTCATGA
- a CDS encoding fructose-specific PTS transporter subunit EIIC translates to MSELITAELVDVDLAAETKQAAARSLAQRMVAAGRVTDLDGFLADVAAREAQMPTGLDGGIGIPHCRSEHVTAPTLAFGRSAGGIDFGAPDGPADLIFLIAAPAGADDDHLTILSALARRLMDARFTTALRAEHDPAAVAALIRGEEAPAPEQALAESAESAESAESADSADPAEAPGPPVTAETHAPFRIVAVTSCPTGIAHTYMAAEALRQAGQAEGVELVVETQGSAGFTRLDPAVIAAADGVILAHDVEVRERERFAGKPTVDVGVKAAVNRPAELVAEVRAKAERGETTAPAATTAPMDAGAPGDHFGIRLRTWLMTGVSYMVPFVAAGGLLIALAFAIGGYEINSAPSVAEHFVWTEATSWAALLFQVGGAAFGFLVPVLAGYIAYGMVDRPGLVPGIVGGAIAVTVNAGFLGGLAAGLIAGAVVMAIQRVHVPTVLRGVMPVVVIPLISAAVVGFLMFIVVGKPIASLQKAMTDWLSGLSGGNAVLLGVLLGLMMCFDLGGPVNKVAYAFAVGGLATPTDGSLKVMAAVMAAGMVPPLGMALATTVRAKLFTKAEQDNGKAAWVLGASFISEGAIPFAAADPLRVIPSAMAGGAVTGALSMAFGATLRAPHGGIFVVPLIGRPLMYLLAIAAGTVVTAALVVLLKSRRKPAAPAATPPAVLEAADPKVPAAV, encoded by the coding sequence ATGAGTGAGTTGATCACCGCAGAACTGGTCGACGTCGACCTGGCCGCCGAGACCAAGCAGGCCGCCGCGCGGTCCCTCGCGCAGCGGATGGTCGCGGCCGGCCGCGTCACCGACCTCGACGGCTTCCTCGCCGACGTGGCGGCCCGCGAGGCGCAGATGCCGACCGGCCTCGACGGCGGCATCGGCATTCCGCACTGCCGCAGCGAGCACGTCACCGCCCCCACCCTCGCCTTCGGCCGTAGTGCCGGGGGAATCGACTTCGGCGCCCCGGACGGGCCCGCCGACCTGATCTTCCTGATAGCGGCGCCGGCGGGAGCCGACGACGATCATCTGACGATTCTCTCCGCCCTAGCCCGGCGGCTCATGGACGCCCGGTTCACCACCGCACTGCGGGCCGAGCACGACCCGGCGGCCGTCGCGGCCCTGATCCGCGGCGAGGAGGCACCGGCTCCCGAGCAAGCTCTTGCGGAGAGCGCGGAGAGCGCGGAGAGCGCGGAGAGCGCGGACAGCGCGGACCCGGCGGAGGCACCTGGCCCGCCGGTCACGGCGGAGACCCACGCCCCGTTCCGGATCGTGGCCGTCACCTCCTGCCCCACCGGCATCGCCCACACGTACATGGCCGCCGAGGCGCTCCGCCAGGCAGGTCAGGCCGAAGGCGTCGAACTCGTCGTCGAGACCCAGGGCTCGGCCGGTTTCACCCGCCTCGACCCGGCCGTGATCGCGGCAGCCGACGGCGTGATCCTCGCCCATGACGTGGAGGTCAGGGAGCGGGAGCGGTTCGCCGGCAAGCCCACCGTCGACGTCGGTGTGAAGGCGGCCGTCAACCGGCCCGCCGAACTCGTCGCAGAGGTACGGGCGAAGGCCGAGCGCGGCGAGACCACCGCTCCGGCCGCCACCACCGCCCCCATGGACGCCGGTGCGCCGGGCGACCACTTCGGCATCCGGCTGCGTACATGGCTGATGACCGGCGTCAGTTACATGGTGCCGTTCGTCGCCGCGGGCGGTCTTCTCATCGCACTGGCCTTCGCCATCGGCGGGTACGAGATCAACAGCGCCCCGTCGGTCGCCGAGCACTTCGTGTGGACGGAGGCCACCAGCTGGGCCGCCCTGCTCTTCCAGGTCGGCGGCGCCGCCTTCGGCTTCCTGGTCCCCGTCCTCGCCGGATACATCGCGTACGGCATGGTCGACCGGCCCGGACTCGTACCCGGCATCGTGGGCGGCGCCATCGCCGTCACCGTCAACGCGGGCTTCCTCGGCGGTCTTGCCGCCGGTCTCATCGCGGGTGCGGTCGTGATGGCGATCCAGCGGGTTCACGTGCCGACCGTGCTGCGCGGTGTGATGCCGGTGGTCGTGATCCCGCTGATCTCCGCCGCCGTCGTCGGATTCCTGATGTTCATCGTCGTCGGCAAGCCGATCGCCTCGCTGCAGAAGGCCATGACCGACTGGCTGAGCGGCCTCTCCGGCGGAAACGCCGTGCTGCTCGGCGTCCTGCTCGGCCTGATGATGTGCTTCGACCTCGGCGGCCCTGTCAACAAGGTGGCCTACGCCTTCGCGGTGGGCGGCCTCGCGACCCCCACCGACGGCAGCCTGAAGGTCATGGCCGCGGTGATGGCCGCCGGAATGGTCCCGCCGCTCGGCATGGCCCTCGCGACGACCGTGCGCGCGAAGCTGTTCACCAAGGCGGAGCAGGACAACGGCAAGGCGGCCTGGGTCCTCGGCGCCTCGTTCATCAGCGAGGGCGCGATCCCGTTCGCCGCGGCCGACCCGCTGCGGGTCATTCCGTCCGCGATGGCGGGCGGCGCGGTGACGGGCGCCCTCTCGATGGCGTTCGGCGCCACGCTGCGGGCACCGCACGGCGGCATCTTCGTCGTCCCGCTGATCGGCCGGCCACTCATGTACCTGCTGGCCATCGCCGCCGGCACCGTGGTCACCGCCGCCCTGGTGGTCCTCCTCAAGAGCCGCCGCAAGCCGGCCGCTCCGGCGGCCACGCCGCCTGCCGTCCTCGAGGCCGCGGACCCCAAGGTCCCGGCCGCCGTCTGA
- a CDS encoding HPr family phosphocarrier protein, whose product MPQRTVVIGSRSGLHARPASVFVQAAARQPVRVTVARDGGAPVDARSLLSVLALGARHGEPLVLSAEGDGAEAALEELATLVAADLDAQEQR is encoded by the coding sequence ATGCCCCAGCGCACTGTCGTCATCGGCTCCCGCTCCGGACTCCACGCCCGGCCCGCCTCGGTCTTCGTCCAGGCCGCCGCCCGCCAGCCCGTCAGGGTGACCGTGGCCCGCGACGGAGGGGCACCGGTCGACGCCCGCAGCCTGCTGTCGGTGCTCGCCCTCGGAGCCCGGCACGGGGAACCCCTGGTGCTGTCGGCAGAAGGCGACGGCGCCGAGGCCGCCCTCGAGGAACTGGCCACGCTCGTCGCAGCCGACCTCGACGCCCAGGAGCAGCGGTGA
- the ptsP gene encoding phosphoenolpyruvate--protein phosphotransferase: MTAGTTTSVARANAATGVIDGIGVGGGSASGPVARMAQPSVLPPPRTVDPADVPAEAAAARAALARVAADLEERAAAVGGDAAQVLSAQAMMAADPTLADQVGELVAGGADAAHALDRAFRAFRASLEAAGGYFAERVADLDDLRHRSVAAVQGLAMPGLPAPGHPYVLVADDLAPADTALLDPAEVLALVTERGGPTSHTAILAKILGLPAVVGCAAAAALTDGTPVLVDGASGTVVTDPDPAIVAEAAARDERRRQAAARVSGPGRTADGHAVKLLVNLGALQELNAAAAADSEGVGLFRTEFLYLDREQAPTAEEQTDAYRTVFNGFPGRRVVVRTLDAGADKPLPFVTADDEQNPALGVRGLRTSRRDPELLETQLAAIAEAAQHTEADVWVMAPMVSVPGEAAGFTARVRAHGLRTAGAMVEVPAAALRAKDLARQCDFLSIGTNDLAQYAFAADRTLGTLAEFLDPWQPALLELVRTAAVAGAACDRPVGVCGEAAADPLLALVLVGLGVSSLSAAPSCLGDVRATLAAHTLDDCRRLAGLALAAPDATAARAAVRKAAAQEVLA; this comes from the coding sequence GTGACCGCCGGCACGACGACCTCCGTCGCCCGCGCGAACGCGGCCACCGGGGTGATCGACGGCATCGGCGTCGGTGGCGGCAGTGCCTCCGGGCCCGTCGCCCGGATGGCCCAGCCGTCCGTGCTGCCGCCGCCGCGCACCGTGGATCCGGCCGACGTACCGGCCGAGGCGGCAGCGGCCCGGGCCGCGCTCGCGCGGGTCGCCGCGGACCTGGAGGAGCGGGCGGCCGCGGTCGGCGGCGACGCGGCGCAGGTTCTCTCCGCCCAGGCGATGATGGCCGCCGACCCGACGCTTGCCGACCAGGTCGGCGAACTCGTGGCCGGCGGGGCCGACGCGGCCCACGCGCTCGACAGGGCGTTCCGCGCCTTCCGCGCGTCGCTCGAGGCGGCCGGCGGCTACTTCGCCGAACGCGTCGCCGACCTCGACGACCTCCGCCACCGGTCGGTCGCGGCCGTGCAGGGCCTCGCGATGCCCGGCCTGCCGGCACCCGGCCACCCGTACGTCCTCGTCGCGGACGATCTCGCTCCCGCCGACACCGCTCTGCTCGACCCGGCCGAGGTTCTCGCCCTGGTCACCGAACGTGGCGGCCCGACCAGCCACACGGCCATCCTCGCGAAGATCCTCGGCCTGCCGGCCGTCGTCGGCTGCGCCGCCGCCGCGGCGCTGACGGACGGCACGCCCGTGCTCGTCGACGGCGCGTCCGGCACGGTCGTGACCGACCCGGACCCGGCCATCGTCGCCGAGGCCGCCGCGCGGGACGAACGACGTCGCCAGGCCGCGGCCCGGGTCAGCGGCCCCGGCCGGACCGCCGACGGGCACGCGGTCAAACTGCTGGTCAACCTGGGCGCCTTGCAGGAACTGAACGCCGCCGCGGCGGCCGACAGCGAGGGCGTGGGGCTGTTCCGCACCGAGTTCCTCTACCTCGACCGTGAGCAGGCCCCCACCGCGGAGGAGCAGACGGACGCCTACCGCACGGTCTTCAACGGCTTCCCCGGGCGCCGGGTCGTCGTGCGGACCCTGGACGCGGGGGCCGACAAGCCACTGCCGTTCGTCACCGCGGACGACGAGCAGAACCCCGCCCTCGGTGTGCGTGGCCTGCGAACCTCGCGCCGTGACCCGGAGCTGCTCGAGACGCAGCTCGCCGCGATCGCCGAAGCGGCGCAGCACACGGAGGCCGACGTATGGGTGATGGCGCCCATGGTCTCCGTGCCCGGTGAGGCAGCGGGCTTCACGGCACGGGTGCGCGCCCACGGACTGCGGACCGCAGGCGCCATGGTCGAGGTTCCTGCCGCGGCACTGCGGGCGAAAGACCTTGCCCGGCAGTGCGACTTCCTCAGCATCGGCACCAACGACCTGGCCCAGTACGCGTTCGCAGCCGACCGCACCCTGGGCACGCTGGCCGAATTCCTGGACCCGTGGCAGCCGGCCCTGCTCGAGCTCGTGCGCACGGCCGCCGTGGCGGGAGCCGCCTGCGACCGCCCCGTCGGGGTCTGCGGCGAAGCCGCGGCCGACCCGCTGCTCGCCCTGGTCCTCGTCGGTCTGGGCGTGAGCAGTCTCTCGGCCGCGCCTAGCTGCCTGGGTGACGTCCGTGCCACCCTGGCGGCGCACACCCTGGACGACTGCCGGCGGCTCGCCGGACTAGCGCTTGCGGCCCCGGACGCGACGGCGGCGCGCGCGGCCGTGCGGAAGGCTGCGGCGCAAGAAGTGCTCGCGTAG
- a CDS encoding SpoIIE family protein phosphatase, whose product MNGADRPLELDFLRAVFESMGAGLFITDTSGRLTASNPWADRLLDRDTTQMLGQDLHDLLHRQADGRTIPRDECRVLSVMKTGSPAEGSDECYLRADGTTVPIIWAATPLVRQGRVEGAVIVFHDFSLQRRAADQQATHLMALEELTERLTIVAEISAVLSSTLDVPKMLHRLVRLLVPELGDWAVVDLRTHPEADDLRRIVVRCEDHEGENHGREDDGRPDTLLGPLPPLTDTPSASALARVMRGGRPLRLEAADLGPQAPLARAHRDLFDRLGGHSAVVVPLSTTRQVFGALTVARRGERPPCTEADLLVLADIGRRAGLVLDNAQLFDQQRQLAETMQRQLLTPLPQVDHLQMAARYQPAESAAEIGGDWYDAFLLADGVTTMVIGDVVGHDLKAAAHMAEVRNMLRALAWDRQEPPSLIMRRLDEAMTNTSDAPMATAVFARVEGEEGGPWQLHWVNAGHPPPLLVTYDGHARYLEAGHGPLLGMDSALHLGLGWPDAREELPARSTLLLYTDGLVESRTRSIDGGLAQLRRHAADLAHRDVEDFCDELLTRLSPSGDDVALLALRIPERGEGRDDGRPPRRHSRSPAAPNRAAPGSQVEDTEVRDTS is encoded by the coding sequence GTGAACGGCGCTGACCGGCCGCTGGAGCTCGACTTCCTGCGTGCCGTGTTCGAGAGCATGGGTGCCGGGCTGTTCATCACCGACACCTCGGGGCGGCTCACTGCCTCGAACCCTTGGGCCGACCGACTCCTCGACCGCGACACCACGCAGATGCTCGGTCAGGACCTCCACGACCTGCTGCACCGGCAGGCCGACGGCAGGACGATCCCGCGCGACGAGTGCCGTGTCCTGTCCGTGATGAAGACCGGCAGCCCCGCAGAGGGAAGCGACGAGTGCTACCTCCGGGCCGACGGCACGACCGTCCCGATCATCTGGGCCGCCACGCCCCTGGTGCGGCAGGGGAGGGTGGAGGGCGCGGTGATCGTCTTCCACGACTTCAGCCTGCAGCGCCGTGCCGCCGACCAGCAGGCGACGCACCTCATGGCCCTGGAGGAGCTCACCGAGCGGCTGACGATCGTCGCGGAGATCTCCGCGGTGCTCAGCTCCACCCTGGACGTCCCGAAGATGCTGCACCGGCTGGTGCGTCTGCTGGTGCCTGAGCTGGGCGACTGGGCGGTGGTCGATCTTCGTACGCATCCCGAGGCCGACGACCTGCGCAGGATCGTCGTGCGGTGCGAGGACCACGAAGGGGAGAACCACGGCCGGGAGGACGACGGACGGCCGGACACGCTGCTGGGTCCGTTGCCGCCGTTGACGGACACACCCTCCGCGTCGGCCCTCGCCCGTGTGATGCGGGGCGGCCGGCCGCTGCGGCTGGAGGCAGCGGACCTCGGCCCGCAGGCGCCACTCGCGCGGGCTCACCGGGACCTGTTCGACCGGCTCGGCGGGCACTCGGCGGTCGTGGTGCCGCTGAGCACCACGCGCCAGGTGTTCGGCGCGCTCACCGTGGCGCGCAGAGGCGAACGTCCGCCCTGCACGGAGGCCGACCTGCTGGTGCTGGCCGACATCGGCCGCCGGGCCGGCCTGGTGCTGGACAACGCCCAGCTGTTCGACCAGCAACGGCAGCTGGCGGAGACCATGCAGCGTCAGCTCCTCACGCCGCTGCCCCAGGTGGACCACCTCCAGATGGCCGCCCGCTACCAGCCGGCGGAGAGCGCCGCCGAGATCGGGGGCGACTGGTACGACGCCTTCCTCCTCGCCGACGGCGTCACGACGATGGTCATCGGCGACGTCGTGGGTCACGACCTGAAGGCCGCGGCCCACATGGCCGAGGTGCGCAACATGCTCCGCGCCCTCGCCTGGGACCGGCAGGAACCTCCCAGCCTCATCATGCGCCGTCTCGACGAGGCGATGACGAACACCAGCGACGCCCCCATGGCGACCGCCGTCTTCGCCCGGGTCGAGGGCGAGGAGGGAGGGCCGTGGCAGCTGCACTGGGTCAACGCCGGGCATCCGCCGCCGCTCCTCGTGACCTACGACGGACACGCCCGTTACCTGGAGGCGGGCCACGGACCCCTCCTCGGTATGGATTCCGCGCTGCATCTGGGCCTGGGGTGGCCGGACGCCCGTGAGGAGCTCCCCGCCCGGTCCACTCTGCTGCTCTACACCGACGGTCTGGTCGAGAGCCGGACCCGTTCCATCGACGGCGGACTCGCCCAGCTCCGCCGTCACGCCGCCGACCTCGCCCACCGGGACGTGGAGGACTTCTGCGACGAGCTCCTCACCCGCCTGTCACCCAGCGGCGACGACGTCGCCCTTCTCGCCCTGCGCATCCCGGAGCGCGGGGAGGGCCGGGACGACGGGCGGCCGCCGCGCCGGCACTCGCGCAGCCCGGCCGCGCCCAATCGGGCCGCTCCCGGGTCCCAGGTGGAGGACACGGAGGTGCGGGACACCTCCTGA
- a CDS encoding PP2C family protein-serine/threonine phosphatase, whose amino-acid sequence MRHATEDFQRRLLPRMPRREDLELEARYQPSTEAPRIGGDWYDLVRLPGRVPCLMVGDVMGHGLEAATVMSQISNMLRVIAFEEEEPPSRILRRLDEVLHELHGGPMATVIIARLEPSAHGKRLYWSSAGHLPPLVVTPDHRARYLETDTGLPLGVDPAMDREDQAEILPPGSTLLLHTDGLVEHPRRSIDEGMADATGIAAVRASAPLSELCDALLAHGHYAFHDDVALLAARLAS is encoded by the coding sequence TTGAGGCACGCCACGGAGGACTTCCAGCGCAGGCTGCTGCCCCGGATGCCCCGCCGTGAGGACCTCGAGCTCGAGGCCAGGTACCAGCCCTCCACGGAGGCGCCGCGGATCGGGGGCGACTGGTACGACCTCGTCCGGCTGCCGGGCCGCGTGCCGTGCCTGATGGTCGGGGACGTGATGGGCCACGGCCTGGAAGCGGCCACCGTGATGAGCCAGATCAGCAACATGCTGCGGGTGATCGCGTTCGAGGAGGAGGAGCCTCCGAGCCGCATCCTGCGCCGGCTCGACGAGGTCCTGCACGAACTGCACGGCGGCCCGATGGCCACCGTCATCATCGCCAGGCTCGAGCCCAGCGCCCACGGCAAGCGGCTGTACTGGTCCAGTGCGGGACATCTGCCGCCGCTCGTGGTCACTCCGGACCACCGGGCCCGCTATCTGGAGACGGACACCGGCCTGCCGCTGGGCGTCGATCCGGCGATGGACCGCGAGGACCAGGCGGAGATCCTGCCGCCCGGCAGCACGCTGCTGCTGCACACGGACGGGCTGGTCGAGCACCCCCGCCGGTCCATCGACGAGGGGATGGCCGACGCCACCGGCATCGCGGCCGTGCGCGCCTCCGCCCCTCTGTCCGAGCTCTGCGACGCGCTCCTCGCCCACGGCCACTACGCCTTCCACGACGACGTCGCCCTCCTCGCGGCGCGCCTGGCCTCCTGA
- a CDS encoding HAD-IA family hydrolase: MTGPRWRGVDAVVLDTDGVITDSARIHAAAWKTAFDACLRVHPPDDPAARRPFDVRDDYLRHVDGRSRQDGAAAFLASRGLRLPKGSPDDAPGTDTVGAVAAYKERLFTQRLREQGIDAYPGTARLLRLLRDRAVPLAAVSASRHARELITRAGVLPCFDVLVDGAEAARLRLPGKPEPALFLEAARRLGVPPERAAVVEDALAGVEAGRRGGFALVIGVDRTAGPGTGDALLEHGADVVVRDLAELLPAGRDRPCEPAVPAEPPTAPAAPQPEAPPED, encoded by the coding sequence GTGACCGGGCCCCGCTGGCGCGGTGTCGACGCCGTCGTCCTCGACACGGACGGCGTCATCACCGACTCCGCCCGGATCCATGCCGCGGCCTGGAAGACGGCCTTCGACGCCTGCCTGCGCGTCCACCCGCCGGACGACCCCGCGGCCCGCCGGCCCTTCGACGTCCGGGACGACTACCTGCGCCACGTCGACGGCCGCTCGCGCCAGGACGGGGCCGCGGCGTTCCTGGCCTCGCGCGGGCTCCGGCTGCCCAAGGGGAGCCCCGACGATGCACCGGGCACGGACACGGTGGGCGCCGTCGCCGCGTACAAGGAGCGGTTGTTCACCCAGCGGCTGCGCGAGCAGGGCATCGACGCCTATCCGGGCACCGCACGGCTGTTGCGGTTGCTGAGGGACCGCGCCGTTCCGCTGGCGGCGGTGTCGGCGTCCCGCCACGCTCGGGAACTGATCACCCGGGCCGGGGTCCTGCCGTGCTTCGACGTCCTGGTCGACGGAGCGGAGGCGGCCCGCCTGCGGCTGCCGGGCAAGCCGGAGCCCGCGTTGTTCCTCGAGGCGGCCCGGCGGCTCGGCGTACCCCCGGAGCGGGCGGCCGTCGTGGAGGACGCCCTGGCCGGCGTCGAGGCGGGCAGACGCGGCGGGTTCGCCCTGGTGATCGGGGTGGACCGTACGGCGGGTCCGGGCACGGGCGACGCCCTGCTCGAGCACGGCGCGGACGTCGTCGTACGGGACCTCGCCGAACTTCTCCCCGCAGGCAGGGACCGGCCCTGCGAACCGGCCGTCCCCGCGGAACCCCCGACAGCCCCGGCCGCTCCCCAGCCCGAAGCGCCCCCGGAGGACTGA